tttcaaatccaattaatttatttgtgaaaaaaaaaTGGGAGGATCGCAGAAATCGAAAAGGGTCTCTTGGGCTTCAGATGTTAATCTTTGTCAGGTAAATCTTGTGAAGATTTTTCAGTTACTTCGTCTTGTTGAATGATTGTTTTAACTAAATTTTATGGTATTTTTATCCAAAAGGGGTAAGGAACTAAGGATTGACGTTTCTGAAACTTTAAAAATCTAATTAAAGGTTGATCGAAAATAATTATAGATAGTCTGTATATTCTGTTGTTCCGTGACGGACATTAACTGGATAAAATGTTAATTTCAACAATTTGCTTAACTATTTGATTGGGACATTATTAAAGAGAACTTCATGGATTAAATTTTATTTCGATTCGTATCTTAACTAAACGAAACTTTGGAAATAAAGGGGACATTCTTGCTGAAATGGCCTGAAAGTGAAATGTACAAGTTCCATTCATCATCGATTCATTATCATTATCAAGTATTGATACGAGTACATTTATTTCCTTAAATGTTTGTTAATGATTACGTGATGTTTATATATAGGATTCAGTGTAGCTAATTATTGCAATATCGTTCTTAAAATTTTAGTACATCATCAAATATGAGTTGAAAATAGTTGGGATGACAAAAAACTCTTCTGAGATACTTATTAAAAAGAAGGCATTTTGTTACTGCCAATTTTGGCTGCAAGATTAACAAACTAATTTCAAGTATCTAGGAAGGTTGATTGGCTGTTTCATTACCGACTCCAGATTGTTATGCCTTGTTTCGCTTTTTATATCAAATTTTGAGATTGACAAATGAAAGAAATGCACTAATAAATTGTGCTGGTTAGTACATGTGTTGATTGAGCTCAGTTCCTGGGGGGCACACCAGGTATATTAATGGCTAATTGCTGTCTTGTTTTCGTTGAAACATTATACTAAGTATTGGTTTACGAATGACTAATCAGCTATAGATTACATCAATCTTTTCGGACAATGAAAGAGATAATGTAACGCACTCCTCTATGAGAGATGTATAGTaaaaatattatcaatttaGCCCCCTATGTTCCTATACTCACATCCACTTGATTCACGATTGCCTTTGAGAGTTCTTTCCTTTTGGCTGTTTCATTCGTTGCTGTATTCTGGATTTATGCCACATTTGCAATTTCCAATCATTTCATCCTGGAAAAAGCATATCGATTCCCCTGCTCAAATTTAGTTGGAGTCAAATTGGTGTCTCGCTCCAGCATCTCCTGCATGGCTAGTGACATAGACGATAATTGTGCGCCTCTAAGAGAGAGTGAGATCTTTCTCTCACTTGTGATATCACTGTGATGTGTAGTCTTTATAGTTAGTTGAATCCTTActtcatatgcatttcctagcGAATGTGCTATTCTCATGCATTCATTTGTGATATTTTGTATTGTCTTCCATCAATTATGTATGAAATTCTGTGTTGTTGGTTCTATGTGTGTGGGAAGGTGCGGAAAGTGTGTCCCAGATTGGAGCGTAGACTCAATTGGACTTTCACGAATGACTAATCAGCTATAGATTACATCAATCTTTTCGGACAATGAAAGAGATAATGTAACGCACTCCTCTATGAGAGATGTATAGTaaaaatattatcaatttaGCCCCCTATGTTCCTATACTCACATCCACTTGATTCACGATTGCCTTTGAGAGTTCTTTCCTTTTGGCTGTTTCATTCGTTGCTGTATTCTGGATTTATGCCACATTTGCAATTTCCAATCATTTCATCCTGGAAAAAGCATATCGATTCCCCTGCTCAAATTTAGTTGGAGTCAAATTGGTGTCTCGCTCCAGCATCTCCTGCATGGCTAGTGACATAGACGATAATTGTGCGCCTCTAAGAGAGAGTGAGATCTTTCTCTCACTTGTGATATCACTGTGATGTGTAGTCTTTATAGTTAGTTGAATCCTTActtcatatgcatttcctagcGAATGTGCTATTCTCATGCATTCATTTGTGATATTTTGTATTGTCTTCCATCAATTATGTATGAAATTCTGTGTTGTTGGTTCTATGTGTGTGGGAAGGTGCGGAAAGTGTGTCCCAGATTGGAGCGTAGACTCAATTGGACTTTCAATGACGTGATTTGTTTTGTTGTCCACTTTGTTGGAACATGCATATTTGCCCTTGGTCGTTGTATCTGATGCAACTTTGTGTGCTTATTGTAGGTCTACAGTTGTTTTCTCTGGTAAAACTAGTAGTTTCTACTCTATCTTCTCATTGTTGAAGTAGCTTGTAGAGTTTGCgtccaatttttttattattgagcTTTTCATTGTTTTTTTCCACCAGTGAAATGAATACACTGATAAAAGAAAAATTGTACAAATACCCTAGGCGTTCACAGGCAAAAAATTCCAATCAAGTCCTGTTAAATAACTTTGTCCATTATAGTAGTAGTTGAGTTACAGGTTTACTAATCTCACCCTAAATTGCTATGTAATAGATTTGTGCCGTCCTTTTGGTAGGTAAGGTTGTTTTTGTCCGAAGAATCTCCCTCGCAAGTGGGATTGGGAACACAAGATCACCTCCAGGCAAAGACACAGTGGCCAGACCAGTCTGGGGATACAGGAACTGATTACAATTTACCTCCAGGCTTTGAAGGTATCCAGCATGCAAATCTTTGGAGATTTAATCTGTCTCAAGCACCCCTAGTTACGTGGAGATGGCCTCCAAGAGTAAGTCTACCATTTTTGTCTTCTTTCTCCATATATTTGCTAAACCATTATCCTTAAGGATGTAGATACTCATTTTCATGTTCCTCAAGAGCTATTTGTTCTGTTATAATTTGACTTGGCAGGGGTGAAGCTGGGATTCTCTAACTTAGGATCATCTTTAAGAGAATATCAAATCCTCCATGTGATTTCCTGTATAGTTTCGCACTATAGTGATATGGTGTTGGCTTGTGGAATATATTGTATTTATTAGTCCGGATTTCAATCCTAAATCTTAAATGTGTTGTGatttcagagttgaatttgGATTCAAAGTGTATATTTTGTGTTTACAGTGTCATAATAAGACCATAGTTGACTTCCTAAGCCTTGATTCATCAATGCAACCATCAACCCTCTCGTCAAGTGAGCATCGTTGAGGAGAGAGAGAATAAGTAAATCGCACTTGTGTTCTTTCATTGTCGATGGTCACTGGAAAAATTGAGCTTTTGCATGTGAGTAGTGCTCATGTGTGCCAGGGATGTGGAAGTATTGTATTCTTCTGAATCTCACATTTCTATTCTTCGCAGTTTGAAGTGAATAGTGAATGGGCAGTGGTTGCAGGGGAAGAGAGCACAGAAATTGAAGCACAGAATCAACGAGAAATGAGAGTTCTAGAAGCCGTATATCCACGCCTGTCAGCTATTCCTCCAAAGTACGGTAATAGTCGATAATTGATCTTTCATGCTTCcatgttcctttgttttgtgcATGAATCATTAAGTTTCTATCTTTCATCAGCCCTTCCGCATTAATGTGTGCTGAAGACTCAATTGTCAATGATCAAAACACTCCTGTGGTTCCTATCACACCAATTGAAGAAGAGGAGGCTGCATTGGATAACACAACATTTACCTCTGAGGCCACCACCACCAACCTCACAAGTTCACAACCCCAGCACCCGTCCCATTCATCAATTTCATCTCATGGCAGTGCCACAAATGGAATTTTATCTACAGATGTCGAGCCCGATGTCGTCTCTGCTGCACAGGCTGCCTTGACTTCGATCTTGTCAAATGGAGATCAGCATAATCTGATCGATCGGGATTTACTTCTGAAAATTCTCAGCAATCCAAAAACGGTCGAGCAACTCTTGACAAACCATGCTACATATTTCAGCTCGCAGAATACGCCATCATCTGGAATGCTTAACATGCCTTCCTCCAAGTTTCAGGGTCAGCCAATCATCGGAGGACAACCTGGTACAACATCCAGTACACAACTTATGCCGTCATCTCATACATCCAATTTGCCATCATACAGCCTACAGAATGTGCCATCCATTGGAGTGCATAATAGGCCATCTACCAGTACACAGTACACACCCAATTTAAGGTCTCCACCCAAGAATTCATTTGATTCTGTCGACTTTGCCACCGACAGAAGAGAACCACTTTCTACTCACCTTTCAAGACCAGAAATCATCTCCCCTTCAATTGCTACAGCAAGTACTCACCTTTCAAGACCAGAAATCATCTCCCCTTCAATGGCTACAGCGAGTATACCTTTTTACCCCCCGATCAGGAATGTACGGCCTTCTTTACCTGATGTAATAATGTCAGCACCTTCGCCGGGAGTTCCATTGGTGAAGGACGCTAGTTATTACAAGAGCCTCATTCAGCAACATGGAGAAGAAAGACGGGAAAGTTTGCCTCAATTCGCAAATCAAAGCATCCAACCACTGGGGACAAGTCAAGAGCCGATGCATGCGGCAAAATTAAAAGACTCGAAACAAAAAATAATGAAGCCTTGCATCTTTTTTAACAGCGCAAGGGGTTGCAGGAATGGAGCTAATTGCCCATATCAGCACGATGTGTCGTCCCAACAAAGGATTGGTGGTGTTCCAGAGGTTCAAAGTGCCAAGAGGGTTAAAATTGACAGAGAGATTACTGGTACTTGAGCATTCAATATGCATCCATCTTCATGAATCTATCGAGTGATGGTTTATTTTCTTGTCCATTTTTTCATCTTCGTTGCAATAGAATCAATTCATGTGGATGAATTTATTTAGTTCTGTTTAGTCCAAGTTGGGAAACATTGTGGTACCTTGTTGTATATTTTAAGCTGGGGTTACTGACTAATTTGGTTTTGAACATCTTGAGAAATGTTCTTTGTGAAGTACTAAAATTTATTGGTTTTGTATATTCTTTATCGTTGTGTTctatctctcttttttttttttaaaaaaattgtacataTCCATAGTAAACGAGTAGAGGTAATTAAATATcagtttatttaaaaaaatttattatttaattaaaatatgatattttttttaatttgaatattTTGGGCTTTATATTTAAGTTTCTTGTTATAACGTGGTGCACATTAGAAAAACAGGtttgattaattaaaaaaattcaattatgtttataaaatatatattaaaatgaaTAAATCGAGTTTCTAAATAAAAATCAGTATTTTTACATTCAAAtttattagttttttttatcatatagttataatattttcaatattttattgtttattttggtttaacaaaattatttcatatttaattttgataatattattatagtgatgaattttaaaatttttaacattattaatactactattattatttatttaaataataaaaaacaaatatatttatcaaaatatatataaaaaaagataaaaattaaatgaTAAATCTAAGGATTTGGGGTTTCACCCCAGTCCCTGACTAGCTatgaaaatttcagattttagtTTTAAAATACATTAATTAAAACATACTATTTTGCACTTAACATTCTCAAccaaataaaaatttcattttggtttaattttatttttatattatttttgtattttttcttaatataatttttgaatGTTCGTGTTCTTTAATGTTCGGAGTTGTAATTGTAAGGTAGataagatttaaaaataataataataaataaaaattatgggtgtgtatatatattttttagatAAACAGATGTCATTTAAATTTgatacaaattttaaaaaatgcacatgtaattttgaaattagttgaatttttttagttttgataaatttttgggaaagtatatataattaaccgttttatttaattaaaaaacccAAACAAATGTTCTTGGCTCAGTGACCTCTGGACGCTTCTCCTTGCTGAACCTTTGGAGAGAGAAGAAAATGTTGAAATTTTTGTCGAAGGTGAGGATCGAGTTTAACGCACTGGACCCACGCATAGCATCGTGCATGGAGTTCTTAGCTCAATGCAACGCTCGCAAGGCCAAAGAATCGAACCCAAGTTGCCAGGTCCAGGTCAAGCGCCGCACCGACGATTTCCCGCCCAATATTACAGTAACTTTCGTCAACGGCGTCGAGGAGTCCTTCGAAGCTACCTCTACTCCAGCGCAAAAAATCCGCAACCTGATTCTCGAGAAGGGCCAGTTTCTCGAGACTGAACAGATGTTTCGCGAAGCCGGTGAGAAATGGCCCGTCGTTGTCCCCGAAGAAGAGATCAGTCAACCGTTTACTGGAATTAAGGTGATGGGATACTTGTTCTTGtgtactgatttttttttttatgagattATGCCTGGGTTTGGAGCGGGATCGGAAATAGGTCGTggttgatatgattttgatggaCAATTTGGTGAGCACGTGGTGTGCGACCCTTTCTTGGATaaaattcatttatttattttatttttttagcacaaatcaataaatttatGCTAAGTGTGACATGGCCGTGGAAAACTAATCTCTTTTATCGTTTCTTTTTCCAAATTTGCAGCCAAGAAAAGCAGAAGAGAAGTAGCAATAACCCATTCGGCATTAGTTTTCTGAACTTTCAATCGATTGCTCAATTAGCAAGAGATTCAGATGATGCATAAAGAGATGCAATTTCAAGGTTTTACTCCTTTGAGTTTGAACTTACTATCTACTTAATAAagcttttcttttttccttaTGGGCAAATTACTGGAGTATTACAATTTGATCTTCATTTGGTACCTCTTTTCAAAACAATATTATCCGGTTGGAGCATTCATATTTCACATggattctttctttctttctttttcttgcTTATTGATCTTAATGCATTGTATTCAGAAGTTTGTTCCAATGACCAAAGCAAGCAAGAATGTTATGATTGATGTGATGTTAATCTTGTTCACCTTTCAACTCTGATTACCAAGACAACTCATGTCAGTATATATACCAGTGTCTGAAGCACACATATACTTGAGtgatttttctttcattttgttGATTTGAAATGGCCTTATTACACTTAATTTAATCAGTTTAAACAATATAATTTAATGTAGTGTCATGAATTAAAGATAACTGTATATATCAACTTAgttcttttaaaatttatttcagTAAATTGGAAAAATTATGTGCCAAGAGACCAAAGTAAATTTGTTTCTCACATTATCAAGTAGTTAGATAGTAGATGTGAGTGTCTGGTTTTTGCGGTTATTAAAATGGTGGATTTCAAGCTATATTCGATAGGTTTGTAGACATGACCTTCGCAGATTCGAGGTTATATAACAAATAACTTATCTTGCATTTTCAGGATCAATGGTTTTCCTTGCATTGAATATGAGAGAAGCAACACTCGATGAGTTCAAAAGTAACTCTCATATCCTACATTTTCGCAATCCTTATTTGGAAGACCATACAGTTGCAAACATTAACAAATATGCCTATGATTATTGAATTTCTAACGAAACCAGTACTTGTAAGTATTATAACACAACATAGCGCCGCATCGTATCTCGATCTGATATTCATGTAAGTATTAACAATGTTGGATGATTATTTTTCACAACATTATCTGGTTCGATTTATTCATCGTTCTTCTCTCTTGACTGCGTGAGGACTCGACATCATGTCCATCATCATCTTCTCTGGTGAATCTTCTCAGTTAGCAAATGTTTTCACGTCCACCTGAAAGAATTTCGATCGAAGTATGGTCAAGTGTCACCGATCTcgcagtaattttttttaaaactcaaCGCGAAAGAGGCCGTGATTCAACCCAAAACTCAAGATTACCCCGGAAGCCCGGTTTACCATCCCTTTCAAAATCACCAAAGCTCTCCAAATGGGCCGTGTTGGACAAATAACTTATAATTTCTTCAAAAATAGCCTCATCGTGTAGAATGGCTAAAGGCCCAATATTAGCGAATCCATACTCCTCCTCAGATTGGGCCAATAGCCTTTAAACACTGGATGGTTTAAATCCGTTGCCTGCACCACAAAAGTATGAGTAATCAAATTCTTAAATATTGATCAATACTGATCAAACGTCCATCAACTGGATCACATGTCTGTCCGAAGCAAGAATACACTAATAATCGGTTAGATGAGTTTGTTGCCAAGCGGGCAAGAAAAAGTGGGTCAGCCCGAATAGTGTCCAAAAATGTAGGTCATCCCCAAGCTATATCTCAACACTTAAATGGGCTTAGCACGACTTCTTTTGGATCTGACCCAGAGGCAGATCTTGAATTCACGTGGGCACATGATTGTGTTGGAACTTGGCACATGTGAACCACTCAACACATGATTAGGGTCATCTCATTTTCCAATATGTGAAGGTGACACCACAACACCATGCGTGCAAAAACCCTCATATCTCTTCATGCAAAAACACACACATCCATTTGCAACAAAACAAATAGAAAATCCCAGAATTCATGGACCATTTTTAAGTTTTAACTCATCATAACAAGAATATGAGAAATAAGACAAAATCCCGTCAATGGATTCTACATATGGTTTTATGGTAAGTCGGCAATTGATTTTGTAGGACAGATTTTGGATTTAAGTCGAATCCTAAGTAAAAACAATCCTATTGGGTTTCATTTGACAAAAATAATGTAGTTGTTTTAAGTCAAATTATCCAATCACACAAGTCTAATCTGTCATCAATTAAGTTAATTAGCCTGTCTTAATCGTTCCATTTAGTTACTCTACCATTGTCAATCTAACATCTTGTTAATTAGCTttgaataattaattaggtACTTGAAGAATTACTATAACTAAACAGGTTAGATTATCTGATCAAGTCCTTACCTAATGATTCCCGCGTATTATGGAATTCGTCAAATTTTTTTGGGCAGCCTTAATACTTATTGTTAGAGGTAATACAGGGCAACATAAGGACCAATATATATTTCCGTAACAATGAATCGAGTTTCTCTGCATCCAATTATAACAGAAATAATTCATTCGCTACGAATCTAATTTCTTCTTAAGGTACAATAACAAGAAAAGGCGATGCATAGAAAATTGTAAAAATGTCGAGACATTTATGTGGTTTGGTGTTAAGTA
This genomic interval from Primulina eburnea isolate SZY01 chromosome 16, ASM2296580v1, whole genome shotgun sequence contains the following:
- the LOC140816169 gene encoding zinc finger CCCH domain-containing protein 6-like isoform X1 produces the protein MGGSQKSKRVSWASDVNLCQVRLFLSEESPSQVGLGTQDHLQAKTQWPDQSGDTGTDYNLPPGFEGIQHANLWRFNLSQAPLVTWRWPPRFEVNSEWAVVAGEESTEIEAQNQREMRVLEAVYPRLSAIPPNPSALMCAEDSIVNDQNTPVVPITPIEEEEAALDNTTFTSEATTTNLTSSQPQHPSHSSISSHGSATNGILSTDVEPDVVSAAQAALTSILSNGDQHNLIDRDLLLKILSNPKTVEQLLTNHATYFSSQNTPSSGMLNMPSSKFQGQPIIGGQPGTTSSTQLMPSSHTSNLPSYSLQNVPSIGVHNRPSTSTQYTPNLRSPPKNSFDSVDFATDRREPLSTHLSRPEIISPSIATASTHLSRPEIISPSMATASIPFYPPIRNVRPSLPDVIMSAPSPGVPLVKDASYYKSLIQQHGEERRESLPQFANQSIQPLGTSQEPMHAAKLKDSKQKIMKPCIFFNSARGCRNGANCPYQHDVSSQQRIGGVPEVQSAKRVKIDREITGT
- the LOC140816169 gene encoding zinc finger CCCH domain-containing protein 6-like isoform X2, yielding MASKMVAGEESTEIEAQNQREMRVLEAVYPRLSAIPPNPSALMCAEDSIVNDQNTPVVPITPIEEEEAALDNTTFTSEATTTNLTSSQPQHPSHSSISSHGSATNGILSTDVEPDVVSAAQAALTSILSNGDQHNLIDRDLLLKILSNPKTVEQLLTNHATYFSSQNTPSSGMLNMPSSKFQGQPIIGGQPGTTSSTQLMPSSHTSNLPSYSLQNVPSIGVHNRPSTSTQYTPNLRSPPKNSFDSVDFATDRREPLSTHLSRPEIISPSIATASTHLSRPEIISPSMATASIPFYPPIRNVRPSLPDVIMSAPSPGVPLVKDASYYKSLIQQHGEERRESLPQFANQSIQPLGTSQEPMHAAKLKDSKQKIMKPCIFFNSARGCRNGANCPYQHDVSSQQRIGGVPEVQSAKRVKIDREITGT
- the LOC140816558 gene encoding uncharacterized protein, producing MLKFLSKVRIEFNALDPRIASCMEFLAQCNARKAKESNPSCQVQVKRRTDDFPPNITVTFVNGVEESFEATSTPAQKIRNLILEKGQFLETEQMFREAGEKWPVVVPEEEISQPFTGIKPRKAEEK